A single region of the Salvelinus sp. IW2-2015 linkage group LG20, ASM291031v2, whole genome shotgun sequence genome encodes:
- the LOC111981263 gene encoding T-box transcription factor TBX2b-like isoform X2: protein MRDPVYTGTAMAYHPFHAHRPADFPMSAFLAAAQPSFFHGLTLSHGALSKPLTDHALSGAAEAGLHAALGHHHQVAHLRSLKSLEPEEEVEDDPKVTLEAKDLWDQFHKIGTEMVITKSGRRMFPPFKVRVNGVDKKAKYILLMDIVSADDCRYKFHNSRWMVAGKADPEMPKRMYIHPDSPATGEQWMAKPVAFNKLKLTNNISDKHGFTILNSMHKYQPRFHIVRANDILKLPYSTFRTYVFPETDFIGVTAYQNDKITQLKIDHNPFAKGFRDTGNGRREKRKQLTLPSLRMYENRELKGDRDCADSDDSSCEQTTGRDSVHSTLGPATSPLRFNRTSRGDKXCTDSDQELDPQEERSIAASSPGPEPASPFSPKGDDSVRDRPLLEKKSDYLVSRKESDSVFSIRNLEKDKLDHKHRKETEPTKNDTESGGISGVNDGFSPLMVQTESPSHFSASHLQSLALSGLHSQQFFNPLNMGQMLFHPGQFSMAPGAFSNMGMGHLLASMSGANGLENGGLSSQSAGPSPFPFHLSQHMLASQGISIPPFGGLFPYPYNYMAAAAAASALPNCTAASTLGRNHFLTTSRQRLRFNPYQMPTSVPPSTNLLTTGLPGNLNAASDLSKSGSRETSPVSEHHRQKASSQSTASPKTSVKDSTNQLINIQRLVRGLEKHREMSPAIDSQK from the exons ATGAGAGATCCAGTTTACACAGGGACTGCCATGGCTTATCACCCTTTCCACGCTCACCGGCCGGCCGACTTTCCTATGTCAGCCTTCCTTGCAGCTGCACAGCCTTCCTTCTTTCATGGACTTACGCTGTCTCACGGCGCTCTTTCCAAACCCCTAACCGACCATGCTCTCTCTGGAGCCGCGGAAGCGGGACTCCACGCGGCGTTGGGTCATCACCACCAAGTAGCTCATCTCCGCTCCCTCAAGAGCTTGGAGccggaggaagaggtggaggacgACCCAAAAGTCACTCTGGAGGCCAAAGATTTATGGGACCAATTTCACAAAATAGGAACCGAGATGGTTATTACGAAATCAGGAAG GAGGATGTTTCCCCCATTCAAAGTTCGCGTCAATGGCGTTGATAAGAAAGCCAAGTATATCCTCCTTATGGATATAGTCTCTGCTGACGACTGCCGCTACAAGTTCCACAACTCGCGTTGGATGGTAGCTGGGAAAGCCGACCCGGAGATGCCCAAACGAATGTACATCCATCCGGACAGCCCTGCCACAGGAGAGCAGTGGATGGCGAAGCCTGTTGCTTTTAATAAACTGAAGTTGACGAATAATATATCGGACAAGCATGGATTT aCTATCCTGAATTCGATGCATAAATACCAGCCCAGGTTTCATATCGTGAGGGCCAACGACATTCTGAAGCTCCCTTACAGCACCTTCAGGACATATGTTTTTCCAGAGACAGATTTTATCGGTGTCACTGCATATCAGAATGACAAG ATCACACAGCTCAAAATTGATCACAACCCCTTTGCCAAAGGGTTCAGAGACACGGGAAATGGACGACGAGAAAAGAG GAAGCAGTTAACCCTTCCATCGCTGCGCATGTATGAGAACCGGGAACTCAAAGGGGACCGGGACTGTGCCGACTCCGATGACTCCTCCTGTGAACAAACCACTGGAAGGGATTCGGTTCATTCTACGCTGGGACCTGCTACCAGTCCACTGAGGTTCAACCGAACCAGTCGAG GCGACAAGAASTGCACTGATAGCGATCAGGAGCTTGACCCACAAGAGGAGCGCTCCATCGCAGCCAGCAGCCCCGGGCCTGAACCAGCCTCTCCTTTCAGTCCTAAAGGCGATGACAGCGTGAGAGATAGGCCGCTGCTGGAAAAGAAGAGCGACTACCTGGTTTCAAGGAAAGAGAGCGACTCTGTATTCAGTATTCGAAATCTTGAAAAGGACAAGTTAGATCATAAGCACCGCAAAGAGACGGAACCTACAAAGAACGACACGGAAAGTGGGGGCATCAGTGGGGTGAACGATGGGTTTTCTCCTCTGATGGTACAGACGGAGAGCCCATCACACTTCAGCGCGAGTCACCTGCAGAGTCTGGCCCTTTCCGGTTTGCACAGTCAACAGTTCTTTAACCCTTTGAATATGGGACAAATGTTGTTCCACCCCGGACAGTTTTCGATGGCACCAGGGGCATTCTCCAACATGGGCATGGGGCATCTGTTGGCCTCTATGTCCGGAGCTAATGGCCTGGAAAACGGAGGTCTCTCCTCTCAAAGTGCGGGCCCTAGTCCCTTCCCGTTCCACCTGTCACAGCACATGCTAGCGTCTCAG GGAATTTCGATTCCTCCTTTTGGAGGATTGTTCCCGTATCCATACAACTACATGGCAGCTGCTGCTGCGGCCTCGGCCCTCCCCAACTGCACTGCAGCCTCCACATTGGGCAGAAACCATTTCCTCACCACCTCCCGACAACGGCTGCGATTCAACCCTTATCAGATGCCCACGTCTGTTCCTCCAAGCACAAACCTGCTCACCACAGGGCTGCCGGGCAATTTAAACGCAGCATCCGACCTGTCCAAATCAGGCAGCAGAGAAACAAGTCCTGTATCCGAGCACCACAGACAGAAAGCGTCCAGCCAGAGCACGGCATCCCCCAAGACATCTGTGAAGGATTCCACTAACCAACTGATAAATATACAGAGGCTGGTCAGAGGACTGGAAAAACACAGAGAAATGTCTCCTGCCATTGACTCTCAAAAGTGA
- the LOC111981263 gene encoding T-box transcription factor TBX2b-like isoform X1: MRDPVYTGTAMAYHPFHAHRPADFPMSAFLAAAQPSFFHGLTLSHGALSKPLTDHALSGAAEAGLHAALGHHHQVAHLRSLKSLEPEEEVEDDPKVTLEAKDLWDQFHKIGTEMVITKSGRRMFPPFKVRVNGVDKKAKYILLMDIVSADDCRYKFHNSRWMVAGKADPEMPKRMYIHPDSPATGEQWMAKPVAFNKLKLTNNISDKHGFTILNSMHKYQPRFHIVRANDILKLPYSTFRTYVFPETDFIGVTAYQNDKITQLKIDHNPFAKGFRDTGNGRREKSSVCRKQLTLPSLRMYENRELKGDRDCADSDDSSCEQTTGRDSVHSTLGPATSPLRFNRTSRGDKXCTDSDQELDPQEERSIAASSPGPEPASPFSPKGDDSVRDRPLLEKKSDYLVSRKESDSVFSIRNLEKDKLDHKHRKETEPTKNDTESGGISGVNDGFSPLMVQTESPSHFSASHLQSLALSGLHSQQFFNPLNMGQMLFHPGQFSMAPGAFSNMGMGHLLASMSGANGLENGGLSSQSAGPSPFPFHLSQHMLASQGISIPPFGGLFPYPYNYMAAAAAASALPNCTAASTLGRNHFLTTSRQRLRFNPYQMPTSVPPSTNLLTTGLPGNLNAASDLSKSGSRETSPVSEHHRQKASSQSTASPKTSVKDSTNQLINIQRLVRGLEKHREMSPAIDSQK; encoded by the exons ATGAGAGATCCAGTTTACACAGGGACTGCCATGGCTTATCACCCTTTCCACGCTCACCGGCCGGCCGACTTTCCTATGTCAGCCTTCCTTGCAGCTGCACAGCCTTCCTTCTTTCATGGACTTACGCTGTCTCACGGCGCTCTTTCCAAACCCCTAACCGACCATGCTCTCTCTGGAGCCGCGGAAGCGGGACTCCACGCGGCGTTGGGTCATCACCACCAAGTAGCTCATCTCCGCTCCCTCAAGAGCTTGGAGccggaggaagaggtggaggacgACCCAAAAGTCACTCTGGAGGCCAAAGATTTATGGGACCAATTTCACAAAATAGGAACCGAGATGGTTATTACGAAATCAGGAAG GAGGATGTTTCCCCCATTCAAAGTTCGCGTCAATGGCGTTGATAAGAAAGCCAAGTATATCCTCCTTATGGATATAGTCTCTGCTGACGACTGCCGCTACAAGTTCCACAACTCGCGTTGGATGGTAGCTGGGAAAGCCGACCCGGAGATGCCCAAACGAATGTACATCCATCCGGACAGCCCTGCCACAGGAGAGCAGTGGATGGCGAAGCCTGTTGCTTTTAATAAACTGAAGTTGACGAATAATATATCGGACAAGCATGGATTT aCTATCCTGAATTCGATGCATAAATACCAGCCCAGGTTTCATATCGTGAGGGCCAACGACATTCTGAAGCTCCCTTACAGCACCTTCAGGACATATGTTTTTCCAGAGACAGATTTTATCGGTGTCACTGCATATCAGAATGACAAG ATCACACAGCTCAAAATTGATCACAACCCCTTTGCCAAAGGGTTCAGAGACACGGGAAATGGACGACGAGAAAAGAG TTCGGTCTGCAGGAAGCAGTTAACCCTTCCATCGCTGCGCATGTATGAGAACCGGGAACTCAAAGGGGACCGGGACTGTGCCGACTCCGATGACTCCTCCTGTGAACAAACCACTGGAAGGGATTCGGTTCATTCTACGCTGGGACCTGCTACCAGTCCACTGAGGTTCAACCGAACCAGTCGAG GCGACAAGAASTGCACTGATAGCGATCAGGAGCTTGACCCACAAGAGGAGCGCTCCATCGCAGCCAGCAGCCCCGGGCCTGAACCAGCCTCTCCTTTCAGTCCTAAAGGCGATGACAGCGTGAGAGATAGGCCGCTGCTGGAAAAGAAGAGCGACTACCTGGTTTCAAGGAAAGAGAGCGACTCTGTATTCAGTATTCGAAATCTTGAAAAGGACAAGTTAGATCATAAGCACCGCAAAGAGACGGAACCTACAAAGAACGACACGGAAAGTGGGGGCATCAGTGGGGTGAACGATGGGTTTTCTCCTCTGATGGTACAGACGGAGAGCCCATCACACTTCAGCGCGAGTCACCTGCAGAGTCTGGCCCTTTCCGGTTTGCACAGTCAACAGTTCTTTAACCCTTTGAATATGGGACAAATGTTGTTCCACCCCGGACAGTTTTCGATGGCACCAGGGGCATTCTCCAACATGGGCATGGGGCATCTGTTGGCCTCTATGTCCGGAGCTAATGGCCTGGAAAACGGAGGTCTCTCCTCTCAAAGTGCGGGCCCTAGTCCCTTCCCGTTCCACCTGTCACAGCACATGCTAGCGTCTCAG GGAATTTCGATTCCTCCTTTTGGAGGATTGTTCCCGTATCCATACAACTACATGGCAGCTGCTGCTGCGGCCTCGGCCCTCCCCAACTGCACTGCAGCCTCCACATTGGGCAGAAACCATTTCCTCACCACCTCCCGACAACGGCTGCGATTCAACCCTTATCAGATGCCCACGTCTGTTCCTCCAAGCACAAACCTGCTCACCACAGGGCTGCCGGGCAATTTAAACGCAGCATCCGACCTGTCCAAATCAGGCAGCAGAGAAACAAGTCCTGTATCCGAGCACCACAGACAGAAAGCGTCCAGCCAGAGCACGGCATCCCCCAAGACATCTGTGAAGGATTCCACTAACCAACTGATAAATATACAGAGGCTGGTCAGAGGACTGGAAAAACACAGAGAAATGTCTCCTGCCATTGACTCTCAAAAGTGA